The genomic window ataaatatccatattttattataatatCATCGAATATAATTATGtcttttaaaaaagataatttcATACATTGTTAGTATTAATGAAATTTGTACAAATAACTGGTTGTGTATAACCATATTAGCACATATTAacacaaataattaattttaaaattaaagttacaaTNNNNNNNNNNNNNNNNNNNNNNNNNNNNNNNNNNNNNNNNNNNNNNNNNNNNNNNNNNNNNNNNNNNNNNNNNNNNNNNNNNNNNNNNNNNNNNNNNNNNNNNNNNNNNNNNNTAAGTTAAACTATTAAACAATACATATAGTAAACTACAACTTGATtaaaaagaatgaagaagaaaaaaaaaagggaaaagaaagtaagaaacatTAGAAAATCATAGGATTAGAATTTAGAAGCAGCAAGAAAAGACACCCTGGAACAAGAAAGAGTCGAGCAAAAGGCAAAACCGGTTCCTCCGAATCCAAACTTGCAGTGTGTGTTTGTGGGTCCATTTCACAACAACTGCTGCCACCATTCAAATACAAAATCTCCACCCACCACCACCGCCGCcgccttctcttctcttctctttctttctgatctatttttcctccttcttcttcttcaacaattgcAACACCATGGGAATTGCAGTGGGAGGAGCTGATTTGCTGAGTGAGAAAGCATCCATGATGAGGGAGTCTCTGCAAAAGAGCCAGACCATCACTGACAACGTTGTTACCATCCTAGGTTCCTTTGACCACCGCCTCTCCGCCCTTGAAACCGCCATGCGCCCCACTCAGGTCACCCCCTGCCCTttttgaaaccttaactattttggGATGCTTTTGGCAAATTGGGAGCTTGAATTTGCgttcaaattttgatttttggGAACTGGGTCTTGTTGGATTGACTTGACTTGTCTTTGACTTGAGTCGCCATTCTATTTTGTGATTTTTGGAGCAACCTTTCTGGGGATCTGGAAAGTGGGTGGATTTGGGGGGATGTTGTGTGGTTATTGAATGTTTGGATCTTTTCGATTTGGTGTCTGCAGATTAGGACTCATTCTATTAGGAAAGCTCATGAGAATATTGATAAGACTTTGAAGGCTGCTGAAGGGATTTTGGCTCACTTTGATCAATACCGCCAGGTTGATTCTCTAGTTTATTTTCTTGATTTTCATTTTGGCATTCTTTCCATAATGTTTTAGCATGTTCATCTTTTGATCGATTGCAAATGTGAAGGCCTGACCATTCTCCCATTCTAGATGTTATTTTAGAATTTTGGTATGGATAGCTAAAATGTCTTCTTATCTCAATGGAATGTAAATTCAAAGGAAAAACCTGCATAGTCCATACCAATTAGTTAACTTCATATATAGAAGATTGAAAGCACAAAACAGATCAAAGTACTCCACAAATTTCCTACAAACCTTTTCATTTGCTGAGGCTCTGTGTAGGAGTCACATTTACCAAGAGATGTCAAAGAGCTTGAAGGGTATTTTTAATGCTGTGCAAATGTGATCTGTTAGAAGATAatgccattttttttaaaaattttttataataaagttGCCCTGTTTTCGGCTTTGAACATTAGTGCTTTGAGTAATTTTCATATCCAcataacagaaaaaaaaaaatgtttcatTGGAATAAAACTTCAGGACTTTACTTCTATTTGTATGATTTTTTTTCCCCTGGTGTTCATTTCTATATAACTTTGTTTTCCATCCTCAACAATTCAATATGCAGGCAGAGGCAAAAATACTTAAGGGGCCACATGAAGATTTGGAAAACTATCTTGATGCAATTGAAAAACTGAGAAGCAACATCCAGTTTTTTGGCAGTAAAAAGGGTTTTAAGAGTAGTGATGGTATTATCTTCCACGCCAGTAATTTGCTAGCTAAAGCCATTTCTAAGCTTGAAGATGAGTTTAAGCAGCTATTGTCATCATACAGGTTTGTATATATTTCTTTTCTTAACATGTGGCATATTCAGCCAAGAGCTCATTTTGTATAATTTTCTCTTAATATGGATAATCTTTCAGCATGTTCAACCAAAAAGCTCATTGCCTGCATTGTACTATCTAAATCAACAGCCATTGGTGTTTACGGTTAGGAAAATGACATTTCATATTATAAATCATTTTTTAATTCAATGGCAAGATAGCAAACTGTGTCTCCTTACACTTCACATTGCATTTTGAAGTGCGTCACTGTTGTCTTTATCAATTTATGCTCCATTTATTTCTTTAATACTTCattttgttcctttttttttctaataagTTTTGTACTTTTATGACCACATAGGTTTCATAATGTTTTCTGATTACTCGTGGATTGCGAGTTGAATCATGCTTTCCTTGATGATATTTATTTTAACAATATCTTCTAAGATCATAACATTTAAGGAGATGAGTTTTGTGGGTAAAGAATGGTGGTTTCCTTTAGTCATATTTTGGCATTATGCCTGTACTGCATCATTTCAGTTATCTAGCAAACATGTTTTTTGCTTGCACTTTGAGAAAGTTCCCATTATTTTGAGGGGTTAAAATTTTCATGTATGTTATTTATCTGTGATTATAGCAAACCTGTGGAACCTGAGCGCCTCTTCGATTGCCTTCCAAACTCTATGAGACCGTCATCAGGATCACCTAGCCAGGAGGGTGATCCTACGGGAAAGAATCCGTCTTCTAATCATCATTCCGAGTCGCACAACAACAATAATGCTGATGCTGTTGTATACACACCTCCTGCTCTTATACCACCAAGAATTTTGCCACTTCTACATGAATTAGCGCAGCAAATGATTGAAGCTGGACACCGGCAACAGTTGCTCAAAATATACAGGTAATGCTCTTTGTTCGATTGGTTGGTATAATACATACAGAAGGGAAAGGTAGCATTGCTTTCCTGTAAATCTGAGAAGCTGTAAAATTCACTGAGCATAAAAATGATTTCGATCCATTAATTGGAATCAACCCTATGAAAGTAGGAAGAAAAATGGGGTAAAATCCAACACAAAAATTTGACAATAAATGATAAGAGAAGCAGTTCAGGCTCACAGGTGAATCCTCATAGCAGCTTTGTCTTTACAAAAAGGATTTAATGAATAACTTAATGCATCTAAAGTATACTATTAACGATCAAGGATAAGATCTCTGTGACTTAGAGAGTGAAGATGAAATCATTGATCAATTATCGTTACACTCCAGAAAAGTTTTAATTCATTTTTCAAATGTCACGTGGCTGTTAAAAGGATAGGAAACTGTTCCTTAGATATTGTAGATCAGGAAAATGTTAACCCTAACTCCAAGGGTTGATATTAAGTACTTAAACACCTATAAATACAAGTTTCCAACAataattactattattattattactgctGCTATTTAACTATACTTGTTAGCATTTTTTGTTATGCAGAGATTCCCGTTCTAATGTGTTGGAAGAAAGCCTCCAAAAGCTTGGGGTTGAGAAACTTAACAAAGATGACGTTCAAAAGCTGCAATGGGAGATTTTGGAAGCCAAAATTGGAAACTGGATCCATTTCATGCGTATAGCAGTAAGAAGATTGTGTAattgttcttttcttttgctcCTTTTCATTTTGGTTCAAATACTTAACCATACATGGACAGGTCAAATTGTTGTTTGCCGGCGAGAGGAAGGTTTGTGATCAGATATTTGAAGGCTTTGATTCACTTAGTGAACAGTGTTTTGCTGAAGTGACTACAAACAGTGTCACTATGCTACTTAGTTTTGGAGAAGCGATTGCCAAAAGCAAAAGATCCCCAGAAAAGTTATTTGTTCTTTTGGACATGTATGAAATTATGCAAGAGCTTCATTCAGAGGTATCGCTTTTGAAATCTTACAAGTCTTGCTCCTGCCACTCTGTTACATTGTTCCATAAATCTCAAGGGTCTATCTGTAAATTTTCATGTTATATTCAACTGCCAATGAAGATTTTCCTTGTTGTAACATTGTTGTTATTGGCTATATTTCATGATGCAGAGTAGCTTTGGTATCTGTTTCAATTTTGTTATAATCTTTTTATTAACAATTTCACTTCTCAATTTGCAGATTGAAACACTTTTCAAAGGCAAAGCTTGCACTGAAATAAGAGAGGCTGCAATGAGTTTGACGAAACGACTTGCACAAACAGCCCAAGAGACATTTGGAGATTTTGAAGAAGCTGTTGAGAAAGATGCTACAAAGACTGCAGTGACAGATGGAACTGTTCATCCTTTGACAAGCTATGTAATCAACTACGTCAAGTTTTTATTTGAGTATGTTCCTCCCTTCTATCTTCTGATCCCAACCATATTATCAGATTATTGCTAGGATTCTGTCATGTTTCTCACTAATCACTAAGCTGTTTGCcactatttattattttttcttcataCTTATAATTTTTTAAGATGTTTCTTTATTCTTCAAACTTGTTCTTCCATTTATTTGCCCGAATCTCTTTAACCGTTGCATTCTAGCAGATGCCGAAAAACAAGTACTAACCTGAGTAGTTAATTTTGCTTAGAAATTATGCATCTTCACTAAGATACATATATTGGGGTATCTCAGATTCTCTTTTATGTTGGATAATGTGGGAAATGTGCAACTAGTGCAATCGATACTTTGTTTGTGTGTCTTTGCTGGTTTTCATGGGATCTTTATTATTGATCTTAACATATTTGACCTGATCAGTATTCTATAAACTTTTCCAGCTACCGATCCACCTTGAAGCAACTTTTCCAAGAATTTGAAGGGGGAGATGACTCTTCGCAATTAGCATCTGTAACAATGCGAATAATGCAAGCTTTGCAAACTAATTTAGATGGGAAATCAAAGCAGTACAGGGATCCTGCATTGACACATCTTTTTCTCATGAACAATATTCATTATATTGTCAGATCGGTTCGTAGGTATGTGATTGGGCATGTAA from Arachis ipaensis cultivar K30076 chromosome B09, Araip1.1, whole genome shotgun sequence includes these protein-coding regions:
- the LOC107618294 gene encoding exocyst complex component EXO70A1, with amino-acid sequence MGIAVGGADLLSEKASMMRESLQKSQTITDNVVTILGSFDHRLSALETAMRPTQIRTHSIRKAHENIDKTLKAAEGILAHFDQYRQAEAKILKGPHEDLENYLDAIEKLRSNIQFFGSKKGFKSSDGIIFHASNLLAKAISKLEDEFKQLLSSYSKPVEPERLFDCLPNSMRPSSGSPSQEGDPTGKNPSSNHHSESHNNNNADAVVYTPPALIPPRILPLLHELAQQMIEAGHRQQLLKIYRDSRSNVLEESLQKLGVEKLNKDDVQKLQWEILEAKIGNWIHFMRIAVKLLFAGERKVCDQIFEGFDSLSEQCFAEVTTNSVTMLLSFGEAIAKSKRSPEKLFVLLDMYEIMQELHSEIETLFKGKACTEIREAAMSLTKRLAQTAQETFGDFEEAVEKDATKTAVTDGTVHPLTSYVINYVKFLFDYRSTLKQLFQEFEGGDDSSQLASVTMRIMQALQTNLDGKSKQYRDPALTHLFLMNNIHYIVRSVRRSEAKDLLGDDWVQRHRRIVQQHANQYKRNAWAKILQCLSIQGLTSSGGGSGTAGGDGAAGSSSGASRALVKDRFKTFNVMFEELHQKQSQWTVPDTELRESLRLAVAEVLLPAYRSFVKRFGPLVESGKTPQKYIKYTAEDLDRMLGEFFEGKNMNETKR